The genomic interval CTTCCGAAGGTGAAAGGGCTACCTGCAATTACATAATTGGCTCTACAGTAATATAAATACAAACTATCTCAAAATAAATTTAAAACCCACTGACGGCGTTGTATAGTATGCAGATAGAAGATATTGTTAAAGAAATTGCTTTTGCTGATCCTGAAATTGCTAAGGTTGTAAATGACGGTTTGAGCAGAAAACAGATAAGTATATCGGAAGAGATTGCCGGAATTTTTATTGATGAAATAATCTGGGCATTATCTGTTGAATATTCTTTTGGAGCTGTTGTATCTGAAGGTTACATTAAGCTTTTGGGAAATGTAGAATCTGATAAAATTCTAATATACAAAGAACTTGTGCGAAAAAGTGCCGAAGATGGTCCGACATTTGCGCGGATAATGGCCGAGCATCTTGTTTCCGTTCTTTCATATACTGATGAAAGCCTTCTTGAAAACTATCTTGAAGCAGTAAAAATAATGCATAAAAAGGGGACTTATACATTAACAGAGCCGCTTAAAGCTGTTAATATTTTGCTTGATCAAAAAGACGGCAAATCATGTTTGGTATATTTTGATATACTTAAAACCTTTTTTTTAAAAGATTTAACATACAATGAATGCCGCAATTTCGCTCATACCTTGCCTAAAGCGGTTTTGTCTTTTCTTCCATCAAAAAGGCTTACACAGATCAGGCAGCTTCATAAAATACTTTACAAAGATTATAATCTTATAGAATCATACTTTGACGGCCTTGAACAAGGACTTTATATTTTATCGGATGAAGCACTGGAAGAATTTATATCCATAGGATTAAATAAATATGAAATAGATAAGGTTCTTGGCGCAAAATTTATAGCTCTTAAATCCAAGTTCGGAAAAGATGCCTGTCAAAACCTGAAAACTTCAGCTGTTCTTGCAGATGTAAGATTACAACTTACAATGTACATAAAGGCTAAAACAGGTCGCGGGATATCTATTTGTCAGCTTTCTCAATTTCCGAAAATTTTACGTAATGAAATAATAAATGAGTATGGTGACAGACCATTTGTTTTTTCCGATGGAAAAACAATTTATCTTCCCGATGAAATAAATATTTGCGATACTTTTGATAAAAACCGCAACCTATACAAATGCCTTGCAAGACTTGAATCAGGTTATTATGAGTACGGGTCATTTGAATTCGATATAGAAAAAGCCATGGAGTTATCTTTGCTTCTGAAAGAAATGTGCAATATTTCGGAAAAGAAAAATTATGAATTAACAGATAATACGCAAAATTATGATTGCCACGATCTTGAAAAATTTTTCATGTTTTTTCCTGTAAAGCAACTTGCATCAGATCTTTTTAATATATTTGAACATGGCCGTATAAAAATCCTTAATCTTGAAAAATACCCCGGCCTTGTAAGAACTTCATATCCTTTGATCTATAATGAATTAAAAATACTATTAAAAAATAAAACTCCGGAGCCATTTCTTTACCTCTTATATATCCGTATGGCTTTAGGGCAAATTGCTTTTGATTTATTTGAAGCAGAAGATAAAACAAAAAACCTGATATCGGAAATTTTCTATATTTTTAAAAATGAAGTTGAAAAAAATAATTGTATCGAAGCATGCGCTGTTAGCGTTTTTAATACGTATAACTTAGTTGAAGGATTTTTGAACAAAAACAAGCCCAATGAAGAAAACCTTAATGATTATAAAAAGCTTAAAATGCCCTTTGGTCTTTCTTTAAGGCATGACCTGTATTTTACTTCAAATAAAAAATACGAAGAGATAAGCCTTGCCATAAAGTCCGCACTGGAAAAGAAAAAAATCCGTGTTTTTAAATCCGAGATAATGAAAAAACTTATAAAAAACAAAGGTGCCGTTTCAAATGATGATCTTAAAGATATTATAACTTCTTCTAAAACTTTATCCGCACAAAACCAAACCGGATACACACAAGATCCCGCCGATTTACCTTTTGATTTATTATCCGGGTTAAATGAAGGGGAGAAATATCAGTATTCTTTCGATGATTGTAATGATTCATCCGTTTTTAAATATCGTGAATGGGATGCCAATTTATGCGATTATCTTCATGATCATGTAAGAGTACATGAAAGAGAAGTAGAAGGGTTAAAAAGCGCTTTTTATTCCAATGTTTTAAATGCCTATCCGGGAACGGTAAAAAGAATTCGAAGAGAGTTTGAATCTTTAAGGCCTGATGAAATAAAAATCTTAAAAAGATGGATTGAAGGAGATGAATTTGATTTGTGTGCTCTTCCCGAATATGTAATTGATAAAAAAGCAGGTATGATTCCAACAGATAAATTATATTTAAAACGGATAAAACATCAAAGGGATATAGCAGTACTTCTTCTTGTAGATCTTTCACGTTCTACCTCAACTCTTATAGCTCAATCATCTAAAACCGTTCAT from Pseudomonadota bacterium carries:
- a CDS encoding VWA domain-containing protein; its protein translation is MQIEDIVKEIAFADPEIAKVVNDGLSRKQISISEEIAGIFIDEIIWALSVEYSFGAVVSEGYIKLLGNVESDKILIYKELVRKSAEDGPTFARIMAEHLVSVLSYTDESLLENYLEAVKIMHKKGTYTLTEPLKAVNILLDQKDGKSCLVYFDILKTFFLKDLTYNECRNFAHTLPKAVLSFLPSKRLTQIRQLHKILYKDYNLIESYFDGLEQGLYILSDEALEEFISIGLNKYEIDKVLGAKFIALKSKFGKDACQNLKTSAVLADVRLQLTMYIKAKTGRGISICQLSQFPKILRNEIINEYGDRPFVFSDGKTIYLPDEINICDTFDKNRNLYKCLARLESGYYEYGSFEFDIEKAMELSLLLKEMCNISEKKNYELTDNTQNYDCHDLEKFFMFFPVKQLASDLFNIFEHGRIKILNLEKYPGLVRTSYPLIYNELKILLKNKTPEPFLYLLYIRMALGQIAFDLFEAEDKTKNLISEIFYIFKNEVEKNNCIEACAVSVFNTYNLVEGFLNKNKPNEENLNDYKKLKMPFGLSLRHDLYFTSNKKYEEISLAIKSALEKKKIRVFKSEIMKKLIKNKGAVSNDDLKDIITSSKTLSAQNQTGYTQDPADLPFDLLSGLNEGEKYQYSFDDCNDSSVFKYREWDANLCDYLHDHVRVHEREVEGLKSAFYSNVLNAYPGTVKRIRREFESLRPDEIKILKRWIEGDEFDLCALPEYVIDKKAGMIPTDKLYLKRIKHQRDIAVLLLVDLSRSTSTLIAQSSKTVHDIIKEAVVLFCEALNTAQDKFAIAGFSGTGRSGVDYFNIKTFSENMDENIINKINALFPQRRTRMGAAIRHGVSRLENTASKTRLLVIISDGFPNDTDYKQNYAIEDTRKAVFEAQSKNICVRAITVDAALDMRLDDLYGQYNHNIISDVRDLPDRLLKIYGTLTKQ